The genomic region TTATTATAGGAGTTTTCCACTCCAAAAGCAAAACCAGACATGCTCTAAATGTGTTAGCATAtacttaatttgttatatttgttaAAGAGTTATGCTAGaactaatttttttgcaaatgtattACAAATTGATATGTAAATTGGTTTGACAATGAATGTATTTGGTttcatattaaataaataaatatctaaattattttcttattttgagttttaaaattgaaaaaattagtttataagaattatatagtaaaatttgtagtaatgGTAACTTTAACATCACTCTATCAAAATGTCCAAAGATACCGACATATTAACTCTCTACATATTGAATGAGTCAGAATCTTAAACAAACACATATTAAACCAAAAACTTTAAACATAAAAGTTTATGCAAATGCATACACAAgtctttattttattctctAAGTTGTGAGCGTGGAATAATAAATTGTCAAATAGAATATTTTTGCCGTAAAACATACATTTTCACTTccattaaaaattcaaaatgtcTATATCCTAATTCCTTTCTAGTACACCACCACGCATTAACTCGTTACTCGTTTGTACTGTACTTgcccatgagagagagagagagagagagagagagaagtctCTCAAGACAACCTTAAGAAGATAGAATGGAATAATTTCCAAGAAACATTCCATTTAGCGTTTACTAGTTGACCACAACACAACTACACCGTGTATGAACTGTGAAGCACAAAAAGACACCTTTACTACATACCAACAGTTGGGTGTGGACAACATGCACCAAATCTAGCTATTTACAAcaaggggaagaaaaaaaaggcaaaagctTCTCTTGGtagtatatgaaaataatggaagaagaaagaggagCTCCAAATTACGAGCTGCAAGTATCATTTTCAGCCACTCCACAAGCGATCCACGACATGGGGTTTGTACAATTTGAAGATAACCAGGTCCTAAGCTTCTTAGCTCCCTCACAATCTTCTCAGATGTCTCAGCCGCTCAGTGGCGGTGGCGCCACAacaaacaccaccaccaccgccaccactGGTGGCACATCAAACACTAACCCCACCACCATGGGGTTTAGTCATAACGACCTTGTGACTAGACCTTCTTGGAATAACGACCAGGTGGTTATTAGAGTGTTGTTTAAGAAAAAGGGTGAAGCAAAATTAATTCTtgacaattttatatttcatatcATGCTTTTTGGCATTGTTTTTTAATGAGGGATTCGATTATTTTAtgcttctttttgtgttttgtcatttgcggtatctatttataaataattggTACTTGATGTTTTTGTACTCTAATTTTCTTATGGAAAAATTTAGGTGGGAACGATGGATCCCAAGGCTGTCAATGATGAAAACGGTACTGGTAATGCTAGCGATGGCAACAATTCATGGTATCTTTCTCTCTaagttcattttctttttctttatatgggtattagatctctctctctctctctctctctctctctcatatttcaaTCCCCAAATAACAAACATGCACGTATAAGAGAACTGGAGGAAATTATTGATCTTCTCCACAGAATCTAAGGAGATCTAGCCATATATGGAAGAGATTGCTTCTGTTCTTTGCAATATGCTTTCTGAGCAGCATGTCattatattctctctttctctctcctctcgtGGATGTGAGGGAGCAAGTACTACTACACATAAAAGTCTTGATACACATTGATATCCAAATCCTCAAGTCCATCAGTGGgttttatctttatatattcttcctcctctctctctctggttaTATTGTCtctaataaaaactaaaagaaagatATAGAAGCATATATGGCCAATTTTGAGAGCTTGGAATTTGGCAGGTGGAGGAGCTCAACCTCAGATAAAAGCAAGGTGAAGGTGAGAAGGAAGCTTAGAGAGCCAAGGTTCTGTTTCCAAACAAGAAGTGATGTTGATGTCCTTGATGATGGTTACAAATGGAGGAAATATGGCCAGAAAGTTGTCAAGAATAGCCTTCATCCAAGGTAATATATACATCCTTCTTTATTTCCACTGTTTTAATTTTCACATACATTTATGTATGAGAAATCATTAGGCTATTTTGTGTTAATTAGCAGCATGTTTAATATTTTGGCCTTTTGCACTTAACATGCATTCGAATTATATCAAGATTTTAAGAGCCATATGAGCAAAACAGAGATGCTTTCTTACAAGAAAATGTGGATAACGTGTAAACGCCATAACAACAATATAATGAATGCTTCTTTCTAGATAGTATATGATATGGAAAAGTGAAAACAACTTAGAATATTCAACTAATATTtggaaaattaaatacaaatcatTAAAAATTGTTTCAATCAGTTTAATCTACTTGGTTGTATTTGAAGTAGAGAATGGTCTATATTGAATTAATCATCATTTGCTTGTAAGATTTGCTTCGGTACTATGGTAATAGCATTAACGCAGGTTCAATATATgtctacttttttctttttttcctttttctgaaTACAGGAAGTCATTAAGGTATTTGAAATgaggttttatttttggattaCATAAAACACATATAGGTtgtctaaaatacaaaaaaagataGCGATGAATTAATTCAATATTCAAACCTAAATGGAGATAATATCTCACCTACcctaattaaattctataatttCTATCACACCAACCAAATCTGCTCTAATTGAAATATGATGCATTGACTATACTCTGATGTTTTTTATGTATTGTATGTACATATTCTATCAATGACTACCGACAATATAAAtcccaataaaaaaatgactgGTGTCATTTGCTCTCAGTGTTGAATAAACATTGaggtttttattcttttaagaaaatgaatcaCAAAACAAGAGATAATTAAATAGAAGATAGGTGATATTGATTAGGTATATAATCCTAGCTAAATAAGCAAACTTATAATTTTTCAGAGTATCAACAAGTTAGTTCATCAGACTCCTACTCATGTTCAAGCATGAATAGGATGGAGGAGTGTTGTATTCAATTTGTTGATGCATAACTTTACATCTTAGAATTTGTTTACACAAGCAACACAATATAACAATTTCATATGCATCTGAAATGTTGGCCCTTGTGTAACTTAATGGCATCTTTGGTGTGGCATTGGTTCAACCTATATAAGGGAGGGGAGAGATTTAACTGGGAAAAAGCTACCCTGAAAACCATTTCTTATATATCACCAAGAACTTATTTACAAAGATATATCTTATAATATCAATCATTCTATTTCTTCTAAGATAGGATGACTAAAACTACTGTGTGGTTTTCATGGAACAAGGTAATGTATAGGTCAGTGGATATGTTACATGACGAATGTACCCTCAtctatatctatctatatatatatatatatatatatatatatatatatatatatgtatgtatatgtatgtatatggaATTTCATCTCTTATTTGACTCAATGATTGAAAACTGACACACACActtagtttcaaaaaaaaaaaactgacacACTTTCATATCATATTGCTTTTCTATTTATCTGTTaggaactttaaaaaaaaaaagaaaaaaaaaaagcatctgTTAGGAACTTTGTCACTTGTGTTTTGCCTTAGGTTAATGGTTTAAATAACATATTAAACTTAAGGATACTCATGTGCATGTAGTACCATATTAAATCGTGATATGGAAAGTATTAAAATTGTATATGTAGGGTATTGAATTTTACCTCTATTGATTTCAAATCTTAAGACTTATGgcttattttttggaaatgtaCCTTGGAATACTTTTGTGTGCATGCTTTGtctgattttgttgattttttcgTTCTGCTGATCTTTTCGGCCATTTGAACCTTATATCCGGGGTCTTAGTGGCAACAGTTTCGATCATGGTCTTGTTTGTGACCAATTAAACCCTAAATCTTGgaattttttccccttataaATATGATAGAGATTGAATCTATGGAGATGTTAAGAGTAATTATTGGTTCAAAACATTCAATAAagttcaaaaataataattttttctatattgACAAAATGACAACACTATTAAGCATGTAAATTAAATTGGAAATTTTGTGGAAAGGAAGAGTTGAACCGTCAGAAAATGCGTAGAAGAATTGTAATGTTGGCCCTGTCTTATAATGAGTTTCTATAACGATTAATGATGATCTGCATTAAAATTACCACTGAGTTACTAGctcaattgaaataaaaaaaaaaagtatttgtgAAAGGAATAGGAGTTTGAGGAACATATATAATAACTTttccaatatatatacacattttatcatatcatgtcatcaatttatcttttttttttttttttgaaaaataaactcaCACAAGGGAAATGAGATGAGATTCTAATACAAAGAACATATTATAAAATTCACTCAAAAgttatgataatttttaaaagagggTGATATCATGCCATTGATTTGTAAAGCGCATTTTAatagctttctttttaatttctcaaattgAAATGATGGACAataatagaaatattattaagGAATGCAAAGTTCAAAATGATGAACAATGAGTTTATGCTTTCAATGGGACAAACTAGgcctttgaaatttgaaaatgttattGTTTGGTTACTTCTTGCTTTCTGAATAAATATGAAGTAATTATCTTGGAGTTTTAGGTATGACTTATCTTCGTGGAACCTAGCAAAACTTGTAATCTTTTTGAAAGCACGAAAGTAAAATTGCTTCTAAATAGTAAAGAAAATCATGCCCTAGCAAATTAGCTAATTACTAACTATCCATGGTTCAAAAATGCATATGAAACTCTGTGCCTAATCTTCCCATATAATATGTACCAGAGAATCCCTAGATAGACAGAGCTTCAAACAGGAGAAACAATGAGAATTTCAAACGGGAGAATAGTAATTAGGATGAACATTCATAAAGAGATAGCATAATAACAACATTCCCTGGTAAAACTTGTAAAGTTATACAAGAAGAAACAGGCAACATAACATAGGATAGCTTGGATATGCAAGAGAAGTAGTTAAAGTGACAATTAATTCCATGATTAGAAGGTGCATGGTATTGATCTAACTGTAAGGATAActtattttcaatttaagagttcaagaatttaaaaatctaatgtGGAAAGCGATACCTgtgaaataaaattctttttataatatttagcCAATGTAGTCctcaataaatttaattaaaaaagaaaagaaaaaggaatgaaATACTATCTAAAGA from Castanea sativa cultivar Marrone di Chiusa Pesio chromosome 11, ASM4071231v1 harbors:
- the LOC142615361 gene encoding putative WRKY transcription factor 12, yielding MKIMEEERGAPNYELQVSFSATPQAIHDMGFVQFEDNQVLSFLAPSQSSQMSQPLSGGGATTNTTTTATTGGTSNTNPTTMGFSHNDLVTRPSWNNDQVGTMDPKAVNDENGTGNASDGNNSWWRSSTSDKSKVKVRRKLREPRFCFQTRSDVDVLDDGYKWRKYGQKVVKNSLHPRSYYRCTHNNCRVKKRVERLSEDCRMVITTYEGRHNHSPCDDSNSSEHECFTSF